In Deinococcus gobiensis I-0, one genomic interval encodes:
- a CDS encoding DUF2239 family protein, which yields MTASATYTAFAGPRRLLTAPLPELLTHLKTQATGPVLVFDDRSGRPADFDLSGTLEEVLVRARPAAEPDAPRSGPGRPKLGVTAREVTLLPRHWEWLDLQRGGASATLRRLIDEARRADPEGERVARAQAAADRFMGVLAGDRPGYEEAARALYARDHAAFLRHSEAWPEDVRAHALTLAAPVFAE from the coding sequence ATGACGGCTTCTGCGACCTATACGGCCTTCGCCGGCCCCCGGCGTCTCCTGACCGCGCCCCTGCCCGAACTGCTCACCCATCTCAAGACCCAGGCGACCGGCCCGGTGCTGGTCTTCGACGACCGCAGCGGGCGGCCGGCCGATTTCGACCTGTCGGGCACGCTGGAGGAGGTGCTGGTCCGCGCCCGCCCCGCCGCTGAGCCGGACGCCCCCCGCAGCGGCCCCGGCCGCCCGAAACTGGGGGTCACGGCCCGCGAGGTCACGCTGCTGCCCCGGCACTGGGAATGGCTGGACCTGCAGCGCGGCGGCGCCTCGGCCACCCTGCGCCGCCTGATCGACGAGGCCCGCAGGGCCGACCCCGAGGGCGAGCGCGTGGCGCGGGCCCAGGCCGCCGCCGACCGCTTCATGGGCGTGCTGGCGGGCGACCGGCCCGGGTACGAGGAAGCCGCCCGCGCCCTGTATGCCCGCGACCATGCGGCATTTCTGCGCCACTCGGAGGCCTGGCCGGAGGACGTGCGGGCTCACGCCCTGACGCTGGCGGCCCCGGTCTTTGCGGAGTGA
- the zwf gene encoding glucose-6-phosphate dehydrogenase produces MTQPPSDALVFFGATGDLAYKQIFPALQAMVARGTLDIPVIGVAKSGWTREQLVERARQSVQEHGSIDEQAFARLSDLLQYIDGDYNDDATFTQLRQALGGAQRPLHYLAIPPSLFGPVCERLAASGCTQGARIVVEKPFGHDLESARALNATLHGVFAEADIFRIDHYLGKEAVQNLLYLRFANGFLEPLLRRAGVREIQITMAETFGVAGRGRFYEEAGAIRDVVQNHMLQVLGLLTMEAPANQGQEAVRDGVARVFKSVRSLTPADVVRGQYAGYTREAQVAPDSQVETYAALRFEVDSWRWAGVPIYVRVGKELPVTCTAVTVVFRDPPQEVFADVAPHTNFLRLQLTPGVQVTLGLNTKRPGAGMKGQSTELTLHRQEASGLAPYDRLLTDALAGDATLFAREDEVEEAWRIVQGVLGDAAPLQPYAPGTWGPAGADTLLAPGLGWMDPDPDRGTAVPALAPTPPSAPAPHGSAENPAPAAQASPVGE; encoded by the coding sequence ATGACGCAGCCACCATCGGACGCCCTGGTGTTTTTCGGGGCGACGGGCGACCTCGCCTACAAGCAGATCTTTCCGGCCCTTCAGGCCATGGTGGCGCGCGGCACGCTGGACATACCGGTCATCGGGGTCGCCAAGTCGGGCTGGACGCGTGAGCAGCTCGTCGAGCGGGCGCGTCAGAGCGTGCAGGAACATGGCAGCATCGACGAGCAGGCCTTCGCCAGACTCTCGGACCTGCTCCAGTACATCGACGGCGACTACAACGACGACGCCACCTTCACGCAGCTGCGACAGGCGCTCGGGGGCGCGCAGCGCCCGCTGCACTACCTTGCCATTCCGCCCAGCCTGTTCGGCCCGGTCTGCGAGCGGCTCGCCGCGAGCGGGTGTACCCAGGGCGCCAGAATCGTGGTGGAAAAACCCTTCGGGCACGACCTGGAGAGTGCGCGGGCGCTGAACGCCACCCTGCACGGGGTCTTCGCCGAAGCGGACATCTTCCGCATCGACCACTACCTCGGCAAGGAGGCGGTGCAGAACCTGCTGTACCTGCGTTTCGCCAACGGTTTTCTGGAACCGCTGCTGCGGCGCGCGGGGGTGCGCGAAATCCAGATCACGATGGCCGAGACCTTCGGCGTGGCCGGGCGCGGCAGGTTCTACGAGGAAGCCGGGGCCATCCGCGACGTGGTGCAGAACCACATGCTGCAGGTGCTGGGGCTGCTGACGATGGAAGCGCCCGCCAACCAGGGCCAGGAAGCCGTCCGCGACGGGGTGGCGCGCGTGTTCAAGTCGGTGCGCTCCCTGACCCCCGCCGACGTGGTGCGCGGCCAGTACGCCGGCTATACCCGCGAAGCTCAGGTGGCCCCCGACTCGCAGGTCGAGACCTACGCCGCGCTGCGCTTCGAGGTGGATTCGTGGCGCTGGGCGGGCGTGCCCATCTACGTGCGGGTGGGCAAGGAGCTGCCGGTGACCTGCACCGCCGTGACCGTGGTGTTCCGTGACCCGCCGCAGGAGGTGTTCGCGGACGTGGCCCCGCACACCAACTTCCTGCGGCTGCAACTGACCCCCGGCGTGCAGGTCACGCTGGGCCTGAACACCAAGCGCCCCGGCGCAGGCATGAAGGGCCAGAGCACCGAGCTGACGCTGCACCGCCAGGAGGCCAGCGGCCTGGCCCCCTACGACCGCCTGCTGACCGACGCCCTGGCCGGAGACGCCACCCTGTTCGCCCGGGAGGACGAGGTGGAAGAGGCCTGGCGCATCGTGCAGGGCGTGCTGGGCGACGCCGCGCCGCTGCAGCCCTACGCCCCCGGCACCTGGGGACCGGCCGGGGCCGACACGCTGCTGGCCCCTGGCCTGGGCTGGATGGACCCCGACCCGGACAGGGGCACGGCCGTTCCCGCCCTGGCCCCCACCCCGCCCTCGGCCCCCGCGCCGCACGGCAGCGCCGAGAACCCCGCGCCCGCCGCCCAGGCCAGCCCGGTGGGCGAATGA
- a CDS encoding ROK family protein, translating into MSRAAHAVLSVDIGGTHVKALLSGHPHSGARRFDSGPDLTPAEMVRGVLALCAAGPVWTFGAVSVGYPGPVLHGQPVRDPAHLGPGWVGFDFAGAFGRPLKLVNDAAMQALGSYAGGKMLFLGLGTGLGSALIVDGIAEPLELAHLPYRKHTFEDYVGLRGLKKHGKKKWRRQVLDVIAELSAALEPDTVVLGGGNAKLFADHLDDLPPQVRLGDNANAFTGGFRLWDDKARPQPAPARTPPETP; encoded by the coding sequence ATGAGCCGCGCGGCGCACGCGGTCCTGAGCGTGGATATCGGCGGCACGCACGTCAAGGCGCTGCTCAGCGGCCACCCCCACAGCGGGGCGCGGCGCTTCGACTCCGGCCCCGACCTGACGCCCGCCGAGATGGTCCGGGGCGTGCTGGCCCTGTGCGCGGCCGGGCCGGTCTGGACCTTCGGCGCCGTGAGTGTGGGCTATCCGGGGCCGGTGCTGCACGGCCAGCCGGTACGCGACCCCGCCCATCTGGGGCCGGGCTGGGTGGGCTTCGACTTCGCGGGCGCCTTCGGGCGGCCCCTCAAGCTCGTCAACGACGCGGCCATGCAGGCGCTCGGGAGCTACGCGGGCGGCAAGATGCTGTTCCTGGGCCTGGGCACGGGGCTGGGCAGCGCCCTGATCGTGGACGGCATCGCCGAACCGCTGGAACTGGCGCATCTCCCCTACCGCAAGCACACCTTCGAGGACTACGTGGGCCTGCGGGGCCTGAAAAAGCACGGCAAGAAGAAGTGGCGCCGTCAGGTGCTGGACGTGATCGCGGAACTGAGCGCCGCCCTGGAGCCCGACACGGTGGTGCTGGGCGGGGGCAACGCCAAGCTGTTCGCGGACCATCTCGACGACCTGCCCCCGCAGGTCAGGCTGGGCGACAACGCCAACGCCTTCACGGGCGGCTTCCGGCTGTGGGACGATAAGGCCAGACCGCAGCCTGCCCCCGCCCGCACCCCGCCGGAGACCCCGTGA
- a CDS encoding glycoside hydrolase family 15 protein — translation MTDIPTFDRIGEDALAPSGPAGLSPTWSSSDKDFVTTSLGSRLWATLGHGVLNEVYWPSTGEPQLRDMTFYLVMDGQEGPGGAVQGWVDLKRAAAYSLGVPAPHLPLPTVIHSGTHAGADYRLTLEVLPDPQRDALLVRYALDGPFRLVVIAAPHLGGTGQDNVAWVDGALFAHHAGHVLCLSATGPLRRASAGVVGVSDGWQDLQAHGRLTWAYTRAGPGNVALSAELEDRAGTLALGFSNTARGAWTLARGALAEGYGAAEQEFLRGWGVWGDALKLPAPDPALGQLALLSAAVLKMHEDRTYPGAIVASLSVPWGDSTDTLGGYHLVWPRDATLAAFALIAAGTPGDARRVLARFLATQQPDGHWLQNTYPSGDPFWTGLQLDETAFPVLLAAKLREEGLEDLPGTAEMVGRALGFVVRTGPTSDQDRWEENPGVNPFTLAVAVAALAAGAMWLPEAEREEALKVADEWNERLESWCYVQDTPLAQELEVGGYYVRLAPPQRDGGLGGTVLLRNRMGETIGASALVSLDFSYLTRLGLRQADDPRIVDTLKVVDHVLRVPTPSGDLYHRYNDDGYGEHEDGRPFDGSGIGRLWPLLSGERGHLALLSGEDPLPYLRTIAACASPGGLLPEQVWDAAPIPERGLYPGRPSGSAMPLVWTHAEFLKLLLARETGRPAELLRAVGDRYARPRDAAEWRWRNETPLRQLPPGRDLTFESPVAFTLHFGWDGWQDVQERQAQCGTFGLWLLTFRAEELRAHGSLNFTRRFGEAWEGADHEIRLERGAAREVTADQPDAARS, via the coding sequence GTGACCGACATACCCACCTTCGACCGGATCGGCGAGGACGCGCTGGCCCCCAGCGGTCCGGCCGGCCTCAGCCCGACCTGGAGCAGCAGCGACAAGGACTTCGTGACCACCAGCCTGGGCAGCCGCCTGTGGGCGACCCTGGGCCACGGCGTCCTGAACGAGGTCTACTGGCCCTCGACCGGCGAGCCGCAGCTGCGCGACATGACGTTCTATCTGGTCATGGACGGGCAGGAGGGCCCGGGCGGCGCCGTCCAGGGCTGGGTGGACCTCAAACGCGCGGCGGCCTATAGCCTGGGCGTGCCCGCGCCGCACCTGCCGCTGCCCACCGTGATCCACAGCGGCACGCACGCCGGGGCCGACTACCGTCTGACGCTGGAGGTGCTGCCCGACCCGCAGCGCGACGCCCTGCTCGTCCGCTACGCGCTCGACGGCCCCTTCCGGCTCGTGGTGATCGCCGCGCCGCACCTGGGGGGCACCGGCCAGGACAACGTGGCCTGGGTGGACGGCGCGCTGTTCGCCCACCACGCGGGCCACGTGCTGTGCCTGAGCGCCACCGGGCCGCTGCGCCGCGCTTCGGCGGGGGTGGTGGGCGTGTCCGACGGCTGGCAGGACCTGCAGGCCCACGGGCGGCTGACCTGGGCCTACACCAGGGCCGGCCCCGGCAACGTGGCCCTGAGCGCCGAGCTGGAAGACCGCGCCGGCACGCTGGCCCTGGGCTTCTCGAACACGGCGCGCGGGGCCTGGACCCTGGCGCGCGGCGCGCTGGCCGAAGGGTACGGGGCCGCCGAGCAGGAGTTCCTGCGGGGCTGGGGCGTCTGGGGCGACGCGCTGAAGCTGCCGGCCCCCGATCCTGCCCTGGGGCAGCTCGCCCTGCTCAGCGCCGCCGTCCTCAAGATGCACGAGGACCGCACCTACCCCGGCGCCATCGTCGCCAGCCTCAGCGTGCCCTGGGGCGACTCGACCGACACGCTGGGGGGCTACCACCTGGTCTGGCCGCGAGACGCGACGCTGGCCGCCTTCGCCCTGATCGCGGCGGGCACGCCCGGAGACGCCCGGCGCGTCCTGGCGCGCTTTCTCGCCACGCAGCAGCCGGACGGCCACTGGCTGCAGAACACCTACCCCAGCGGCGACCCCTTCTGGACCGGGCTGCAACTCGACGAGACCGCCTTTCCGGTCCTGCTGGCCGCCAAACTGCGTGAAGAAGGCCTGGAGGACCTGCCCGGCACCGCCGAGATGGTGGGCCGCGCCCTGGGCTTCGTGGTGCGCACCGGCCCGACCAGCGACCAGGACCGCTGGGAGGAAAACCCCGGCGTGAACCCGTTCACGCTGGCCGTCGCCGTCGCGGCGCTGGCGGCGGGGGCCATGTGGTTGCCGGAGGCCGAGCGCGAGGAGGCCCTGAAGGTGGCCGACGAGTGGAACGAGCGCCTGGAAAGCTGGTGCTATGTCCAGGACACGCCGCTGGCGCAAGAGCTGGAGGTGGGGGGCTACTACGTGCGCCTGGCGCCCCCGCAGCGCGACGGTGGGCTGGGCGGCACGGTGCTGCTGCGCAACCGCATGGGCGAGACCATCGGCGCGTCGGCCCTGGTCAGCCTGGATTTCTCGTACCTGACCCGCCTGGGGCTGCGGCAGGCGGACGACCCGCGCATCGTGGACACGCTGAAGGTGGTGGACCATGTGCTGCGTGTCCCGACCCCCAGCGGCGACCTCTACCACCGTTACAACGACGACGGTTACGGCGAACACGAGGACGGCCGCCCTTTCGACGGCTCGGGCATCGGGCGGCTGTGGCCGCTGCTGTCGGGCGAACGCGGGCACCTCGCGCTGCTGTCAGGCGAGGACCCGCTGCCCTACCTGCGGACCATCGCGGCCTGTGCCAGTCCCGGCGGCCTGCTGCCCGAGCAGGTCTGGGACGCGGCCCCCATCCCGGAGCGCGGCCTGTATCCGGGGCGGCCCTCAGGCAGCGCCATGCCGCTGGTGTGGACCCACGCCGAATTCCTGAAGTTGCTGCTGGCGCGTGAAACAGGCCGCCCCGCCGAGCTGCTGCGGGCGGTCGGGGACCGCTATGCCCGGCCCAGGGACGCCGCCGAGTGGCGCTGGCGCAACGAGACGCCGCTGCGCCAGCTGCCGCCGGGGCGCGACCTGACCTTCGAGAGTCCGGTGGCCTTCACGCTCCACTTCGGCTGGGACGGCTGGCAGGACGTGCAAGAGCGTCAGGCGCAGTGTGGCACCTTCGGCCTGTGGCTGCTGACCTTCCGGGCCGAGGAACTGCGCGCGCACGGCAGCCTGAATTTCACCCGGCGCTTCGGGGAGGCCTGGGAGGGAGCCGACCACGAAATCCGGCTGGAGCGCGGCGCGGCCAGGGAGGTCACGGCAGACCAGCCGGACGCGGCGCGCAGCTGA
- a CDS encoding FRG domain-containing protein — protein MRDLRPASWAELIDTLQQDSWNPELRRFRSPYIFRGQGTPAPLTTSLQRLSAHPRDIERHLVRAFRKYATGPLCAQDQHWSWLTLGQHHGLPMRLLDWSYSPLVALHFATSNERQYGEDGVVWMLNTARTNARLPPALQALLRREGSNVFTADMLAALGHAGDPDGLPFDAETGWLDDYEREKGEPFLLLLEPPSIDQRIVQQSALFALLSNPETAFGEWLSRPPEAARRVVVARELKWEIRDRLDQVGVNERTLFPDLGGLSLWLRRYYQQRPGPGPDPAPPPTPEEERNQQR, from the coding sequence ATGCGTGACCTGAGACCCGCGAGCTGGGCCGAGCTGATCGACACGCTGCAACAGGACAGCTGGAATCCCGAACTGCGCCGCTTCCGCTCGCCCTACATCTTTCGGGGTCAGGGCACGCCGGCCCCCCTCACCACCTCGCTCCAGCGGCTCTCGGCCCATCCGCGCGATATCGAGCGCCACCTCGTGCGCGCCTTTCGCAAATACGCCACCGGCCCCCTCTGCGCCCAGGACCAGCACTGGTCGTGGCTGACCCTCGGCCAGCACCACGGCCTGCCCATGCGGCTGCTGGACTGGTCCTACTCCCCGCTCGTCGCGCTGCACTTCGCCACCAGCAACGAGCGGCAGTACGGCGAGGACGGTGTCGTCTGGATGCTGAACACCGCCAGAACCAACGCGCGCCTGCCCCCGGCCCTTCAGGCCCTGTTGCGCCGCGAGGGCAGCAATGTCTTCACGGCGGACATGCTGGCTGCGCTGGGCCACGCCGGCGATCCGGACGGCCTGCCCTTCGACGCCGAAACCGGCTGGCTCGACGACTACGAGCGCGAAAAGGGCGAACCCTTTCTGCTGCTGCTCGAACCGCCTTCCATCGACCAGCGCATCGTGCAGCAGTCGGCGCTCTTCGCGCTGCTTTCCAACCCCGAGACGGCGTTCGGGGAGTGGCTGAGCCGGCCTCCGGAAGCGGCGCGCCGGGTGGTGGTCGCGCGGGAGCTGAAGTGGGAAATCCGCGACCGGCTCGATCAGGTGGGGGTCAACGAACGCACGCTGTTTCCCGATCTGGGGGGGCTGAGCCTGTGGCTGCGGCGGTACTACCAGCAGCGCCCCGGGCCCGGCCCGGACCCCGCACCGCCGCCCACCCCCGAAGAAGAACGCAACCAGCAGCGGTAA
- a CDS encoding manganese catalase family protein has protein sequence MFYHDNKLQYPVRVDTPSPLFAKMLQQAIGGVEGEIRVCLQYLFQSFGARGPARYRDMLMDTGTEELGHIQMLATAVALNLEGSSAAVQEEAARANPMVAAILGGMEPRQYLSAGMAALAADANGVPFNGSHVYASGNIVADMYSNVAAEATGRALACRLFDMTDYPGMKDMLRYLIARDTMHQQQWLAVIEELGGHQANLPIPNSFDQSQELLDVSYDFFATGIDGTETPAGRWTSGPSLDGKGEYRVRRAVPFGDEPKLAPPSPSGYAQRQQMTADEADTSVTVMTTGDTQS, from the coding sequence ATGTTCTACCATGACAACAAATTGCAGTATCCCGTGCGCGTGGACACCCCGAGTCCCCTCTTCGCCAAGATGCTGCAACAGGCCATCGGCGGCGTCGAGGGCGAGATCCGCGTGTGCCTGCAATACCTCTTCCAGTCCTTCGGCGCGCGCGGCCCGGCCCGCTACCGCGACATGCTCATGGACACCGGCACCGAGGAACTCGGCCACATCCAGATGCTCGCCACCGCCGTCGCCCTGAACCTCGAAGGTTCGTCGGCCGCCGTCCAGGAGGAGGCCGCGCGCGCCAACCCGATGGTCGCGGCCATCCTGGGCGGCATGGAACCCCGGCAGTACCTCTCCGCCGGTATGGCGGCGCTCGCGGCCGACGCCAACGGCGTGCCCTTCAACGGCTCGCACGTGTACGCCAGCGGCAACATCGTGGCCGACATGTACAGCAACGTGGCCGCCGAGGCGACCGGCCGCGCGCTGGCCTGTCGCCTGTTCGACATGACCGACTACCCCGGCATGAAGGACATGCTGCGCTACCTCATCGCCCGCGACACCATGCACCAGCAGCAGTGGCTGGCCGTCATCGAGGAACTCGGCGGCCACCAGGCCAACCTCCCCATTCCCAACAGCTTCGACCAGAGTCAGGAGCTTCTGGACGTGAGCTACGACTTCTTCGCGACCGGCATCGACGGAACCGAGACGCCGGCCGGGCGCTGGACCAGTGGCCCGTCGCTCGACGGCAAGGGGGAGTACCGTGTCCGGCGCGCCGTGCCCTTCGGCGACGAACCGAAGCTCGCCCCGCCCAGCCCCTCGGGCTACGCCCAGCGTCAGCAGATGACCGCCGACGAGGCCGACACGTCGGTGACGGTGATGACCACCGGCGACACCCAGAGCTGA
- a CDS encoding ATP-binding protein: protein MPHSGSTARLCRLTLTDITAQHRAQEEVLRLNASLEERIEVRTRQLRDLNGELETMMYAVTHDLQAPLRQIRGFTEVLLRDLPLSEDRQRHMTYISQSSDQMDALLLALQDYFRAGQQRLRTDAVDLDRVVRGVWRERQAALDGQRQVILTHDPLPQVHGDAVALQIVLAELVGNAVKFTQGQEPARIHIYARTQGQEAVVCVRDNGVGFNMRQKDRLFGVFQRLHRTAEFGGVGMGLALVRRLIHRHGGRVWAESAPGQGATFFFTLPGRPEGPHLSA from the coding sequence ATGCCCCACAGCGGATCGACGGCCCGGCTGTGCCGCCTGACCCTGACCGACATCACCGCGCAGCACCGGGCGCAGGAGGAGGTGCTGCGGCTCAACGCCTCGCTCGAAGAACGGATCGAGGTCCGCACGCGGCAACTGCGCGACCTGAACGGCGAGCTCGAAACCATGATGTACGCCGTGACGCACGATCTCCAGGCGCCGCTGCGCCAGATCCGGGGCTTCACGGAGGTGCTGCTGCGCGACCTGCCGCTCAGTGAGGACCGCCAGCGGCACATGACCTACATCAGCCAGTCGTCGGACCAGATGGACGCGCTGCTGCTGGCCCTGCAGGACTACTTCCGGGCCGGGCAGCAGCGCCTGCGGACCGACGCGGTGGACCTCGACCGGGTCGTGCGCGGGGTGTGGCGCGAGCGCCAGGCCGCTCTGGATGGTCAGCGCCAGGTCATTCTGACGCACGACCCGCTGCCGCAGGTACACGGGGACGCGGTGGCGCTGCAGATAGTGCTGGCCGAGCTGGTGGGCAACGCCGTGAAATTCACGCAGGGACAGGAGCCGGCCCGCATCCACATCTACGCCAGGACGCAGGGGCAGGAGGCCGTGGTGTGCGTGCGCGACAACGGGGTGGGCTTCAACATGCGCCAGAAGGACCGCCTGTTCGGGGTGTTCCAGCGGCTGCACCGCACGGCGGAGTTCGGTGGGGTGGGAATGGGGCTGGCCCTCGTGCGGCGGCTGATCCACCGCCACGGGGGGCGGGTGTGGGCCGAGAGCGCGCCGGGTCAGGGAGCCACCTTCTTCTTCACGCTGCCGGGCCGCCCGGAAGGCCCGCACCTCAGCGCCTGA
- a CDS encoding CheR family methyltransferase — MISAERLQQFFQLKDDGYQVRPEIRDSVVFALHSTFGDPPFTRLDLLCCRNMLIYLGAPLQRQILTIFHYALQPGGLLFLGSSETCGPERDRFVPLNSRWKIYRRGEGLSGPLPLPLSSEQGGLSAPAESSLPPPPRTARSNDVGQQAQRLLLAQYTPPAVVVNAAGDILYVNGRTGRYLELPPGKVLVNIFEMVQEDLRYELPAAIRQASAERAETVRRNLRLTVGGGPVLLDLTVRPMGQAE; from the coding sequence GTGATCTCGGCCGAGCGCCTGCAACAGTTTTTCCAGCTCAAGGACGACGGCTATCAGGTGCGCCCGGAGATCCGCGACAGCGTGGTGTTCGCGCTGCACAGCACCTTCGGGGACCCGCCCTTTACCCGGCTGGACCTGCTGTGCTGCCGCAACATGCTCATCTACCTGGGGGCCCCGCTCCAGCGCCAGATCCTGACCATCTTCCACTACGCGCTGCAACCCGGCGGCCTGCTGTTTCTGGGGTCCAGCGAAACCTGCGGCCCGGAGCGCGACCGCTTCGTTCCCCTGAATTCCCGCTGGAAGATCTACCGGCGGGGCGAGGGCCTCTCCGGGCCGCTGCCGCTACCGCTCTCGTCCGAGCAGGGCGGCCTGTCCGCCCCGGCCGAATCGAGCCTGCCGCCGCCGCCGCGCACAGCCAGGAGCAACGACGTGGGCCAGCAGGCCCAGCGGCTCCTGCTGGCGCAGTACACGCCGCCCGCCGTCGTGGTCAACGCGGCCGGCGACATCCTGTACGTCAACGGGCGCACGGGCCGCTACCTGGAACTGCCGCCGGGCAAGGTGCTCGTCAACATCTTCGAGATGGTGCAGGAGGACCTGCGCTACGAGCTGCCCGCCGCGATCCGGCAGGCGAGTGCCGAGCGCGCCGAGACCGTGCGGCGCAACCTGCGCCTGACGGTGGGCGGCGGACCGGTGCTGCTCGACCTGACCGTGCGGCCGATGGGCCAGGCCGAATAG